Proteins encoded within one genomic window of Deltaproteobacteria bacterium IMCC39524:
- a CDS encoding ATP-binding protein, with product MGRETIHILLVEDSETHAALIREALEAGHIPVKLTVVQSLAEAQVYLDKATPHLAIIDLMLPDGSGTDLLQGQEGMTSYPAVVMSGQGDEAAAVAAMKAGALDYLVKSSATLAEMPRIVERVLREWRHITERKLVEKELEAFVYTVSHDLRTPLSAIIGYADLLYDQCQNSLDEQALNCLAKISSSGEMMAMLMDDLLGLSTIGKTQDPIEAQDTSKVVNEVVYSLSDQIFRAEVGVEIGDLPVVQVSKNLLFQVFDNLIGNAIRYGCKPGDVIEVGGERRGDKVCLYVRDHGLGIPIDERDCIFEAFCRGTTGEDKQGTGIGLATVKKIARRFSGDAWVEETPGGGATFCVEMKV from the coding sequence ATGGGCAGAGAGACAATCCATATCCTTTTGGTCGAAGACTCTGAGACTCATGCGGCCCTCATTCGAGAGGCCTTGGAGGCGGGGCACATCCCAGTTAAATTGACTGTCGTACAAAGCCTTGCTGAAGCTCAAGTTTATCTGGACAAGGCTACTCCCCATCTAGCTATTATTGATTTGATGCTACCTGACGGTAGTGGCACGGATCTTTTACAGGGCCAAGAGGGAATGACATCCTACCCCGCTGTGGTAATGAGCGGCCAAGGAGACGAAGCAGCCGCAGTTGCAGCAATGAAGGCCGGAGCGCTGGATTACTTGGTCAAATCATCAGCAACCCTAGCTGAAATGCCACGCATAGTAGAAAGAGTCCTACGAGAATGGAGACATATCACGGAACGCAAGTTGGTGGAGAAGGAACTGGAAGCATTTGTCTATACCGTCTCTCACGACCTACGAACCCCCCTTTCCGCAATCATCGGCTATGCCGATTTACTTTACGATCAGTGCCAGAACAGCCTGGATGAACAAGCTCTTAATTGCCTTGCTAAAATCAGTTCCTCGGGTGAAATGATGGCTATGCTGATGGATGATTTGCTTGGCCTTTCCACTATTGGTAAGACCCAGGACCCTATTGAGGCTCAAGACACCAGTAAGGTCGTTAACGAGGTGGTCTACAGCCTGTCAGATCAAATCTTTAGGGCTGAAGTGGGAGTAGAAATTGGCGATCTTCCGGTCGTTCAGGTCTCGAAAAATCTTCTTTTTCAGGTGTTCGATAATCTCATTGGCAATGCCATAAGATATGGATGCAAACCTGGAGATGTTATCGAAGTGGGCGGCGAACGTAGAGGAGATAAGGTGTGCCTTTATGTTCGCGATCACGGCCTCGGAATCCCAATTGATGAACGAGACTGCATTTTTGAAGCCTTTTGTCGGGGCACAACCGGAGAAGACAAGCAAGGGACAGGAATCGGCTTGGCCACGGTGAAGAAGATCGCCAGGCGCTTTAGCGGAGATGCCTGGGTAGAAGAAACCCCGGGCGGTGGGGCAACCTTCTGTGTTGAGATGAAAGTTTGA
- the zupT gene encoding zinc transporter ZupT produces the protein MENVWIAFGLTIFAGLATGIGSAIAFLAKRSNYRFLSISTGFSAGVMLYVSFVEIFVKGTDALVEAYGNNWGHWINAGSFFSGILLIALIDNLIPSADNPHETHTEEEQAPLKNSDAPLPDFESIHNTPKKDLEFGAHDHGSQRKLMRMGLFTALAIGIHNFPEGLATFLAALQDPTLGVAIAIAVALHNIPEGVCVSVPIFYATGDRKKAFFYSFLSGVAEPIGAGLAYIGLLFFFGGDSGVIPPQVMGILFGGVAGIMVYISLDELLPTSRAYGKGHDSLFGLIAGMLVMALSLLLMR, from the coding sequence ATGGAGAATGTCTGGATCGCGTTTGGACTCACCATCTTTGCAGGTTTAGCAACCGGCATAGGTAGCGCTATCGCTTTTCTTGCTAAACGATCAAACTACCGATTCCTCTCCATCTCCACCGGATTTTCTGCGGGGGTAATGCTCTACGTCTCCTTTGTTGAAATCTTCGTCAAAGGGACCGACGCACTTGTGGAGGCCTACGGTAACAACTGGGGACACTGGATAAATGCCGGATCGTTCTTTTCTGGCATATTACTGATCGCCTTGATTGATAACCTTATCCCTTCTGCTGACAATCCTCATGAAACTCACACTGAAGAGGAGCAGGCCCCACTGAAAAACTCCGATGCACCTCTACCCGACTTTGAGTCCATCCACAATACCCCCAAAAAAGACCTGGAGTTCGGTGCCCACGACCACGGATCACAACGTAAATTGATGAGGATGGGGCTCTTCACCGCCCTCGCTATAGGTATACACAACTTCCCAGAGGGTTTAGCGACCTTCCTTGCTGCACTGCAAGACCCTACCCTAGGTGTAGCCATCGCCATCGCCGTTGCTCTGCACAATATCCCTGAAGGCGTCTGTGTATCCGTACCAATCTTTTACGCCACCGGTGATCGCAAAAAAGCTTTTTTCTACTCCTTCCTCTCCGGCGTTGCCGAACCTATCGGGGCTGGACTTGCCTACATAGGACTACTCTTCTTCTTTGGCGGCGATTCCGGTGTTATCCCACCACAGGTAATGGGGATACTTTTTGGCGGTGTCGCAGGCATTATGGTCTATATCAGTCTTGATGAACTTCTACCAACCAGCCGCGCTTATGGCAAAGGGCACGATAGTCTCTTCGGTTTGATCGCAGGGATGCTAGTTATGGCGCTGAGCCTGTTGCTTATGCGTTAA
- a CDS encoding cytochrome c3 family protein, translated as MEHVKEQAHKSGEHADVVTYENKKGTVTFNHKAHQEKLDDCAKCHEGEPVKIEVNKVYGHKSCKSCHKEMNGPTKCNECHVK; from the coding sequence ATGGAGCACGTCAAAGAGCAGGCTCATAAGTCAGGTGAACATGCTGACGTTGTGACCTATGAGAACAAGAAGGGTACAGTTACCTTTAACCACAAGGCTCACCAAGAGAAACTGGACGATTGCGCCAAGTGCCATGAGGGTGAGCCTGTAAAAATCGAAGTCAACAAGGTCTACGGTCACAAGTCTTGCAAGTCTTGTCACAAAGAGATGAACGGTCCGACCAAGTGTAACGAATGTCACGTAAAATAA
- a CDS encoding LysR family transcriptional regulator, with amino-acid sequence MTLEQLRMLVKIADSGGILAAAEALHKTQPTVSVGIKKLEEELGLQILSRDGYRASLTPAGEALCQQARVILKQSEKLSDIAEHLAQGNEPEVRIAIEASCPLSLVLEILAVCEKKYPGTQFNLMGDTLWGALERLQLGEADLAISPWFDENLDFESLPLTSVTLVSVASPQFIDNLGKSKLMLDDLRDSVQVVVRDSSRNPPQHSFGYLTERRHWFVTDHFTKKEILLAGMGWGRLQEHFITDELASGRLVPLAIENYQSTMEVKICVARMRGKPVGPVAKTLWKAFFEHSEQMNK; translated from the coding sequence ATGACCCTCGAACAACTGAGGATGCTGGTCAAGATTGCCGATTCCGGCGGCATTCTTGCTGCGGCTGAAGCCTTGCATAAAACCCAACCGACAGTCAGTGTTGGCATCAAGAAATTGGAAGAAGAGCTGGGTTTGCAGATCCTGTCTCGTGACGGGTACCGTGCCAGCCTGACCCCTGCTGGCGAAGCTCTATGTCAACAGGCTCGTGTCATTCTCAAGCAGAGCGAGAAATTGTCTGACATAGCAGAGCATCTTGCCCAAGGCAATGAGCCTGAGGTGCGCATCGCTATCGAGGCGAGTTGTCCACTTTCTCTGGTATTAGAAATACTTGCCGTTTGTGAGAAAAAATATCCCGGAACTCAATTCAACCTTATGGGCGACACTTTGTGGGGGGCTTTGGAGCGATTGCAGTTAGGTGAAGCGGACTTGGCTATCAGCCCCTGGTTCGATGAAAACCTGGACTTTGAATCTTTACCGTTGACCTCTGTCACGCTTGTTTCCGTGGCTTCTCCGCAATTTATAGACAACTTGGGTAAAAGTAAGTTGATGCTTGATGACTTGAGAGATTCTGTTCAAGTTGTCGTCAGAGATAGTAGTCGCAATCCGCCCCAACATAGTTTTGGATATTTAACAGAGCGCCGTCATTGGTTTGTCACTGATCACTTTACCAAGAAAGAGATTCTACTTGCCGGAATGGGCTGGGGGCGATTGCAAGAACATTTCATCACTGATGAGTTAGCCTCTGGCAGGTTAGTTCCCTTAGCAATCGAAAATTATCAATCCACGATGGAGGTCAAAATCTGTGTTGCACGCATGAGAGGTAAGCCGGTTGGCCCGGTTGCAAAAACTCTTTGGAAGGCTTTTTTTGAACATTCTGAACAAATGAATAAGTAG
- a CDS encoding YceI family protein: MKNKVATLTTILIFTAQFVSAAIYQVDPVHSQVQFTVDHLMVFKVSGSFNEYQGEIEVDSASNSLKSATTEIKVASINTREAKRDDHLRSADFFDAENYPAMTFASKRIEGQGKDITVYGDLTIRGTTKEVVLKGSFRGENTDPWGNVRAGFSASTVINRHDYGLSWNKALETGGFVVGDEVAINLEIQGVRK, encoded by the coding sequence ATGAAAAACAAAGTTGCCACCCTCACTACTATCCTGATCTTTACAGCACAGTTTGTCTCTGCCGCTATCTATCAGGTCGACCCGGTTCATTCTCAAGTACAGTTTACCGTTGACCATCTTATGGTATTCAAGGTCAGCGGTTCCTTCAACGAGTACCAGGGAGAGATTGAGGTCGACTCAGCGTCCAATTCGCTTAAATCAGCAACAACAGAGATTAAAGTTGCCTCAATTAACACCCGAGAGGCCAAGCGTGATGACCATCTGCGCAGCGCAGATTTTTTCGATGCAGAAAATTACCCGGCGATGACCTTTGCCAGCAAGAGGATCGAAGGCCAAGGCAAAGATATAACGGTCTATGGTGATCTGACTATTCGCGGGACAACTAAAGAAGTGGTTCTGAAAGGCAGTTTCCGTGGCGAAAATACAGATCCTTGGGGCAATGTTCGCGCGGGTTTTTCAGCAAGTACCGTGATCAATCGTCATGATTACGGGCTTAGTTGGAACAAAGCCCTGGAAACAGGTGGTTTTGTTGTTGGCGATGAAGTAGCTATCAATCTAGAAATTCAGGGCGTGCGCAAATAG
- a CDS encoding VOC family protein gives MKIGHVHLKIRNLKRSISFYHNYLNMEITEKFADTFVFMSAGQMHHELALQEVGEKALLPKKDDVGLYHVAFEVPNKQTLADTYQKLKKDGVAVYPVDHRISWALYFSDPDGNGIEVYWDTRDTEHGIEVWEGIDRPLTDSQLN, from the coding sequence ATGAAAATCGGTCATGTTCATCTTAAGATTCGCAACTTGAAAAGATCGATCTCTTTTTACCATAATTATCTCAATATGGAGATTACCGAGAAGTTTGCAGATACGTTTGTTTTTATGTCTGCGGGTCAGATGCATCATGAACTGGCCCTACAGGAGGTTGGGGAAAAGGCCCTGTTACCAAAAAAAGATGATGTCGGTTTGTATCATGTCGCTTTTGAAGTACCGAACAAACAAACTCTGGCCGATACATACCAAAAGCTCAAAAAAGATGGTGTGGCCGTTTATCCAGTAGACCATCGCATCAGTTGGGCCCTCTACTTCAGCGACCCAGACGGAAACGGTATTGAAGTTTACTGGGACACCAGAGACACAGAGCACGGCATTGAAGTTTGGGAAGGGATAGACCGCCCTCTCACTGATTCACAACTTAACTAG
- a CDS encoding PAS domain-containing sensor histidine kinase encodes MKINKAGKSTPDNIEGLEFSNEISCTKSALNAQRQVAFAADLFLGDATIRLLLESLAEGVVIIDDTATIVLVNKQVESLFGYAKGEIVGRPLNILLPERFHSGHPKHVTEYFEKPKIRPMGLEMELAARHKNGHDFPVEISLSHLETTSGNLAMAFITDISLRKEAINKLESRNQELDAFAHTVAHDLRGSLSVLIGYGELLTDHEVNLNEGQIQESLNMICRIGRKMSDVVDELLLLSSVRKEDVIVTPIDMMSIINEVTFRLSQKIEEYGAEITLSKDFPRAIGYAPWLEEVWYNYISNAVKYGGTPPKIVLGGELTEDGYARYWVKDNGPGLSPDDQKQLFVAYSSRTNYSKGNGLGLSIVKRIVEKLHGHVGLESEVNKGSVFSFTLPVVK; translated from the coding sequence ATGAAAATAAACAAAGCTGGTAAGTCTACACCAGACAACATCGAGGGTCTGGAATTTAGCAACGAAATATCCTGCACTAAAAGTGCTCTAAATGCTCAGAGACAAGTTGCCTTTGCGGCAGATCTCTTCCTGGGTGATGCAACCATAAGGTTATTGTTGGAGTCTCTTGCCGAGGGGGTTGTGATCATTGATGACACAGCAACAATTGTTCTGGTTAACAAGCAAGTTGAAAGCTTATTCGGATATGCAAAAGGTGAAATAGTTGGGCGCCCCCTAAACATCCTTCTCCCCGAAAGGTTTCACTCAGGCCACCCAAAACATGTGACAGAGTATTTTGAAAAGCCCAAGATCAGACCCATGGGGCTAGAAATGGAGCTTGCTGCACGCCATAAGAACGGTCATGACTTTCCTGTTGAAATCAGCCTCAGCCACCTTGAAACGACCAGCGGCAACCTGGCTATGGCCTTCATAACAGACATTTCCCTGCGTAAAGAAGCCATTAATAAGCTTGAGTCCAGAAATCAGGAACTCGATGCTTTTGCCCATACTGTAGCCCACGATCTTAGAGGTTCTCTTTCCGTGTTGATCGGTTACGGAGAACTACTGACTGATCATGAGGTTAACCTCAACGAAGGACAGATCCAGGAGTCTCTCAACATGATCTGTCGTATAGGTCGAAAGATGTCTGACGTTGTTGATGAATTGCTCCTTCTCTCCAGTGTTAGAAAAGAGGATGTCATTGTCACCCCCATAGATATGATGTCGATCATCAACGAAGTAACTTTTCGACTGAGTCAAAAAATTGAGGAATACGGAGCAGAAATCACTTTGTCGAAGGACTTCCCCAGGGCAATTGGCTATGCACCTTGGTTGGAAGAGGTCTGGTATAACTACATCAGCAATGCTGTCAAGTATGGTGGAACTCCCCCGAAAATAGTATTAGGGGGGGAATTAACCGAAGATGGTTATGCTAGGTATTGGGTCAAGGACAACGGGCCGGGTTTGTCTCCAGACGATCAAAAACAACTTTTCGTTGCCTATTCATCACGTACAAACTATTCAAAAGGCAATGGTCTAGGCCTCTCGATTGTGAAGCGCATAGTGGAAAAACTCCACGGTCATGTTGGCTTAGAGAGCGAGGTTAACAAAGGCAGCGTTTTTAGCTTTACCCTTCCTGTTGTAAAATAA
- a CDS encoding VOC family protein, producing MTEFSQKRMAFLGVKAVALPVIDVARADNFYGKVLGLSAANHPGEPYGYLLGETILLLKQDWYAEPSSEPSPRITLQVDDARSLVKTLKERGVTIPDDVEPTKTGFVGSFLDSEGNKLWFCSYN from the coding sequence ATGACAGAGTTCAGCCAAAAAAGGATGGCGTTTCTAGGTGTCAAGGCAGTTGCTCTGCCAGTAATTGACGTAGCAAGAGCAGACAACTTTTACGGAAAGGTGCTCGGCCTGTCTGCCGCCAACCACCCTGGAGAACCCTACGGATACCTGCTCGGAGAGACGATCTTATTGCTCAAGCAGGATTGGTATGCTGAGCCGAGTTCGGAGCCTAGTCCACGGATTACCTTACAAGTGGATGATGCTCGCAGTCTTGTAAAGACGCTCAAAGAGCGAGGTGTAACAATTCCCGATGATGTGGAACCAACCAAAACTGGATTTGTCGGAAGTTTCCTGGACAGTGAAGGTAACAAGCTTTGGTTTTGTTCCTATAACTAA
- a CDS encoding response regulator yields the protein MKLRVFVFDDKENILIVLKRHLEFQGHEVICANEPTACQAFQGNVCDHNYPCGDILLTDNKMPDMTGLEFIEHMRNRGCKGLSKNKIVMSGLFSKSEMEKANELGCHILFKPITVEEIDELIEKIQKTILPDRTLMDLSYVVN from the coding sequence GTGAAGTTACGAGTTTTTGTTTTCGATGATAAAGAAAACATTCTTATAGTGCTGAAACGTCACCTAGAGTTTCAAGGCCACGAAGTAATTTGTGCAAACGAACCAACTGCCTGCCAGGCTTTTCAAGGTAATGTATGTGACCATAATTATCCGTGTGGTGACATTCTCTTAACTGATAATAAGATGCCAGATATGACGGGACTGGAATTCATTGAGCATATGAGAAATAGGGGATGTAAAGGACTAAGCAAGAACAAGATTGTAATGTCTGGTTTATTCTCAAAAAGCGAAATGGAAAAGGCAAATGAGCTAGGGTGTCACATTCTCTTCAAGCCGATAACCGTGGAAGAGATTGATGAGTTAATTGAGAAGATACAAAAGACTATTCTGCCTGATCGAACATTAATGGACTTGTCATATGTTGTGAATTAG
- a CDS encoding cytochrome c3 family protein, with translation MKVIRFMVLGLLLGHCLTAKVQALDGAHDFGGLIADPCGACHSVHNAVGGSSLSSNDVPAITSVYNSPTMDHSILVDTVNNCDAPLCLACHDGAFARANVSVDIADIIEGNVSDITTDLSNDHPVGFIYDASLDDEIKEPTDEHVHVTFGPGYNEMWCSTCHNVHNNTYPPFLNMPNDGSALCFECHIK, from the coding sequence ATGAAGGTCATACGGTTTATGGTTCTCGGGTTGTTGCTGGGGCATTGTTTGACAGCCAAAGTTCAGGCCTTAGATGGGGCTCACGATTTCGGCGGTCTGATTGCAGATCCTTGCGGGGCCTGCCATAGTGTTCATAACGCGGTTGGTGGCAGCTCGTTATCTAGCAATGATGTCCCTGCAATCACGTCAGTTTACAATAGCCCGACCATGGATCATTCCATTCTTGTAGACACTGTAAATAATTGTGATGCGCCGCTGTGCCTTGCCTGTCACGATGGTGCCTTTGCGCGTGCCAACGTTAGCGTGGACATTGCGGATATAATCGAGGGTAATGTTTCTGACATCACTACCGACCTATCCAACGACCACCCGGTTGGATTTATCTATGACGCATCTTTAGACGACGAGATTAAAGAACCAACAGATGAACACGTTCATGTAACCTTCGGCCCGGGATATAACGAAATGTGGTGTTCAACATGTCATAATGTACACAACAATACGTACCCTCCTTTTCTTAATATGCCAAATGATGGATCTGCTCTTTGTTTTGAGTGTCACATTAAATAG
- a CDS encoding DsrE family protein has translation MKRALVLFSVFCLAAVLAPSVQAENNVKDGVFIHISHGSDDPHRLLMALNMAKIMSDDHDVLVYIDIKGVDAVLKDSPDITYSHFPSSRTQFSALLKQGATMMVCPGCLKAAGKSKEDVADGIQIADKKAFFNFTKGRILTLDY, from the coding sequence ATGAAAAGAGCTCTGGTCTTGTTCAGCGTGTTCTGTTTAGCTGCAGTCTTGGCACCCTCGGTACAGGCGGAAAACAATGTCAAGGATGGTGTTTTCATCCATATCAGCCATGGCAGCGACGATCCGCACCGGCTGCTAATGGCCCTCAACATGGCCAAAATCATGTCGGACGATCACGATGTCCTTGTATATATTGACATCAAGGGCGTGGATGCGGTTCTCAAGGATTCTCCCGACATTACCTACTCCCACTTCCCGTCCTCACGGACACAGTTCAGCGCGCTGCTCAAGCAGGGGGCGACAATGATGGTCTGTCCGGGATGCCTAAAGGCGGCGGGGAAATCCAAGGAGGATGTTGCCGACGGGATACAGATCGCTGACAAGAAAGCCTTTTTCAATTTCACCAAGGGGAGAATCCTGACCCTCGATTATTGA
- a CDS encoding copper chaperone PCu(A)C produces the protein MKLLSRSLCFLKVFLLLYIANAGAQGITVQDAWIRGIPPSATTTAAFMTIHNTGSDDAVIKSADCDVAVTVQIHTMEQVGEIMKMKEMSELRIPANGQAILAPKGYHIMLIGLIRPIKEGETIPLSLNFTDRATVVVDAVVKKWGSMSPMSHH, from the coding sequence GTGAAATTGCTCTCTCGAAGCCTCTGTTTTTTAAAAGTCTTTTTGCTGCTGTATATTGCTAACGCCGGGGCGCAGGGGATCACCGTCCAGGACGCCTGGATTCGCGGCATTCCCCCGTCTGCAACAACCACAGCCGCTTTTATGACAATCCACAATACCGGATCTGACGATGCCGTCATAAAATCAGCGGACTGTGACGTCGCAGTGACTGTCCAAATCCACACTATGGAACAGGTCGGTGAAATCATGAAAATGAAGGAGATGAGCGAGCTCCGTATCCCTGCCAACGGGCAGGCGATCCTCGCTCCGAAAGGCTATCATATTATGCTGATCGGCCTTATCAGGCCGATTAAAGAGGGAGAAACGATCCCGCTCTCGCTGAACTTTACCGACAGGGCAACGGTAGTGGTCGATGCCGTCGTCAAAAAATGGGGATCGATGTCCCCCATGTCCCACCATTGA
- a CDS encoding SCO family protein, translated as MKRNLLIKLTLAGIGICSLVIVGSFLTDPPKMTEPDPAQFFNSSGNFTLTGTSGEPFQLQDLRGNIVLLFFGYTSCPDACPSTLAKLQRAFNLLNKEQVEQVRTIFISVDPERDKPKLLKEYVEYFGVNAIGLTGAKAEIDNVVKAYHAHYMIIPGQTSNWYSINHTTTVFLHDKQGKVRYRFIYEETPEQLAEAIRKYL; from the coding sequence ATGAAGAGAAACCTGTTGATAAAACTGACGTTAGCCGGGATCGGCATCTGCTCGCTTGTTATCGTGGGATCTTTTCTTACTGATCCACCGAAAATGACAGAGCCCGATCCCGCACAGTTTTTCAACTCTAGCGGCAACTTCACCCTCACCGGGACCAGCGGCGAGCCTTTCCAACTACAGGATCTCAGAGGGAACATCGTCCTGCTGTTTTTCGGATACACCTCCTGCCCTGACGCCTGTCCGAGCACCCTGGCCAAACTCCAGCGCGCATTCAACCTTCTGAACAAGGAGCAGGTTGAGCAGGTGCGAACAATATTTATTTCCGTCGATCCCGAGCGAGACAAACCCAAATTATTGAAGGAATATGTTGAATATTTCGGTGTCAATGCAATCGGCCTGACCGGGGCCAAAGCGGAAATTGACAACGTCGTGAAAGCCTATCATGCTCATTACATGATCATTCCGGGCCAAACCAGTAACTGGTACTCGATCAATCACACGACCACCGTCTTTCTCCACGACAAACAGGGCAAAGTCCGCTACCGGTTCATCTACGAGGAAACCCCGGAACAGTTGGCGGAGGCGATCCGGAAATATCTCTAA
- a CDS encoding CBS domain-containing protein, whose protein sequence is MSKSIRDVLKNKGASIVSVSADETVYKALELMAKEDVGALLVMNEENVVGIMSERDYARKVILEGRSSLKTSVEKIMTNKVLYISPDKSVEEGLALMSDKRCRHLPVFEDGTLIGMVSIGDLVQANVADKEFMISQLENYILSG, encoded by the coding sequence ATGTCCAAATCTATTCGTGATGTGTTGAAGAACAAGGGAGCTTCAATTGTTAGTGTCAGCGCCGATGAGACTGTTTACAAAGCCTTGGAATTGATGGCGAAGGAGGATGTTGGCGCATTGCTTGTCATGAATGAGGAAAACGTGGTCGGTATAATGTCCGAACGCGACTATGCACGAAAGGTGATTTTGGAAGGACGTTCATCACTCAAAACGTCAGTTGAGAAGATCATGACTAACAAAGTACTTTATATCTCTCCGGACAAAAGTGTGGAAGAAGGTTTGGCGCTGATGTCCGACAAGCGCTGTCGTCATCTTCCTGTGTTTGAAGATGGCACGCTGATCGGCATGGTTTCGATTGGCGATCTTGTTCAGGCCAATGTCGCCGACAAGGAATTTATGATCAGCCAGCTTGAGAATTACATTCTCAGTGGGTAA
- a CDS encoding LysR family transcriptional regulator, with translation MINQQWLHTFLTLVEVGHFTLTGDKLHMTQPGVSQHIKKLEEQLEVLLLNRIGKRFEVTREGEALYQFGCKRRQEEEQLYRELQFDDPHKGECRFACSGAMASFLYPHLLKRQKKHSGLIVSVEGAPNERIIESILKNAIDLGIVTQSSPSTELVYEAIGFEPLCLFLPSTYASQPLSFDSLKELGFIDHPDGAHYADRLLSANFGEQFHSVEKLNKTGYINQINQILIPVSDGLGFTVLPEKAVRHFPQQSLLYVAPLKVPIQDELFLARKKHRVLPKRYDWFERKIKELVRM, from the coding sequence ATGATTAACCAACAATGGCTACACACCTTTCTTACACTGGTCGAAGTCGGTCACTTTACGTTGACTGGTGACAAGCTACATATGACTCAACCGGGGGTTAGCCAGCACATTAAGAAGCTGGAAGAACAACTGGAAGTTCTATTGTTGAACCGGATTGGAAAGCGGTTTGAGGTGACCAGAGAGGGCGAGGCATTGTACCAGTTTGGATGCAAAAGAAGGCAAGAGGAAGAACAACTCTACAGGGAGTTACAGTTTGATGACCCCCATAAGGGTGAATGTCGCTTTGCTTGTTCGGGAGCAATGGCGAGCTTTTTGTATCCACATCTACTGAAAAGGCAGAAAAAGCATTCCGGACTTATTGTCTCCGTTGAAGGTGCACCTAACGAGCGAATCATCGAGAGCATATTAAAAAATGCAATTGACCTGGGTATTGTCACCCAGTCTTCCCCTTCGACTGAATTGGTGTATGAAGCGATCGGTTTTGAACCCTTGTGTCTTTTTCTGCCAAGCACCTATGCTTCTCAGCCTCTGAGTTTTGACAGCCTAAAAGAGTTAGGCTTCATTGACCACCCAGATGGCGCTCACTACGCCGACCGTCTTTTGAGTGCCAACTTTGGTGAACAATTCCATAGCGTCGAAAAACTTAATAAAACTGGTTATATCAATCAGATAAATCAGATCTTGATACCTGTGTCTGACGGCCTCGGCTTTACGGTGTTGCCGGAAAAGGCCGTTCGTCACTTTCCGCAGCAGTCATTGCTTTATGTCGCCCCTTTAAAAGTACCAATCCAAGACGAATTATTTCTGGCCAGAAAAAAACATCGGGTACTGCCGAAGCGTTATGATTGGTTTGAGCGAAAAATCAAAGAATTGGTCAGAATGTAA
- a CDS encoding lactoylglutathione lyase family protein produces the protein MSSSYPRTFSHIGISVPDLDAAVKFYTEVMGWYLIMEPTDVVEDDSAIGEMCTDVFGANWERFRIAHLSTGDRIGVELFEFKNQTNPENNFEYWKTGIFHFCVQDPNVEELTEKIVAAGGKKRMKEPRYYYPGEKPYRMIYMEDPFGNIIEIYSHSYELHYASGAYK, from the coding sequence ATGTCCAGTTCTTATCCACGTACATTTTCACATATTGGCATTTCGGTGCCAGACTTAGATGCAGCGGTAAAGTTCTATACAGAGGTAATGGGTTGGTATCTGATTATGGAACCTACTGACGTCGTTGAAGACGATAGTGCTATTGGAGAAATGTGTACTGATGTTTTCGGGGCTAACTGGGAGCGCTTTCGTATAGCCCATTTGTCAACAGGAGATCGCATTGGGGTCGAACTGTTTGAATTCAAAAACCAAACAAACCCTGAAAACAATTTTGAATACTGGAAAACAGGTATTTTCCACTTTTGTGTGCAAGACCCCAATGTGGAAGAATTGACTGAAAAGATTGTTGCGGCAGGTGGGAAGAAGCGTATGAAAGAACCACGCTATTATTATCCAGGAGAAAAGCCTTATCGGATGATTTATATGGAAGATCCGTTCGGCAATATCATTGAAATCTATAGTCACAGTTATGAGTTACATTACGCGAGTGGTGCATATAAATAA